One window of Mesorhizobium sp. WSM4904 genomic DNA carries:
- the msrA gene encoding peptide-methionine (S)-S-oxide reductase MsrA, which translates to MNGIDKKTARRSLAPLAALVLTAAAAAFWQTPARSAEDAVVIPPPAVDEKAASGTEKAIFAGGCFWGVQGVFQHVKGVSKAVSGYTGGSAENAVYEVVGTGRTGHAESVEITYDPSKVTYGQLLQVYFSVAHNPTQLNYQGPDQGTQYRSTIFAENDEQKRVAESYIAQLDKAKVFGKPIVTTLETGKTFYPAEDYHQDFLTLNPTYPYIVYNDLPKIENLKALFPQLYSEKPVLVLASSKS; encoded by the coding sequence ATGAACGGCATCGACAAAAAGACGGCGCGGCGATCGCTGGCTCCGCTTGCGGCGCTGGTGCTGACGGCGGCGGCCGCCGCATTCTGGCAGACGCCGGCCCGCTCGGCCGAGGACGCGGTGGTGATCCCGCCGCCGGCCGTGGACGAGAAGGCGGCGAGCGGCACCGAGAAGGCCATCTTCGCGGGCGGCTGCTTCTGGGGCGTGCAGGGCGTGTTCCAGCACGTCAAGGGCGTCAGCAAGGCCGTTTCCGGCTACACCGGCGGCAGCGCCGAGAACGCCGTCTACGAGGTCGTCGGTACCGGCCGGACCGGCCACGCGGAATCGGTCGAGATCACCTACGACCCGTCGAAGGTGACCTATGGCCAGCTCCTGCAGGTCTATTTCTCGGTCGCGCACAATCCGACGCAGCTCAACTACCAGGGGCCGGACCAGGGCACACAGTACCGCTCGACGATCTTCGCCGAGAACGACGAGCAGAAGAGGGTGGCCGAGAGCTACATCGCCCAGCTCGACAAGGCCAAGGTGTTCGGCAAGCCGATCGTAACCACGCTGGAGACCGGCAAGACCTTCTATCCGGCTGAGGACTACCATCAGGACTTCCTGACGCTGAACCCGACCTATCCCTATATCGTCTATAACGACCTGCCGAAGATCGAGAACCTGAAGGCGCTGTTCCCGCAGCTCTACAGCGAGAAGCCGGTGCTGGTGCTGGCAAGTAGCAAGAGCTGA
- a CDS encoding cytochrome d ubiquinol oxidase subunit II has protein sequence MSFDWPTALPLIFAGLMGLAILIYVVLDGFDLGIGILFAAAEDAEQDTMIAAIGPFWDANETWLVLAVGLLLVAFPMAHGTILTALYLPVFVLLVGLILRGVAFDFRAKVPAGKKQRWNRIFFLGSATASLAQGYMLGVYVLGLDVGFGGMAFGALVALCLSAAYAAMGSAWLIYKTEGELQVKAVRWLRTTLVLTALGMVAVSLATPFASPRIFDKWFLWPELLYLSPLPIASALLFLGLWRQTFHLPKPNDRHALRPFLTLAAIFTLGFAGLAWSFYPYVVPDRLTIWQAASAPESLAVILAGVVVVLPIIIFYSFYAYRVFGGKATDLTYD, from the coding sequence ATGAGTTTCGACTGGCCGACCGCGCTGCCGCTGATCTTCGCCGGCCTGATGGGCCTCGCCATCCTTATCTATGTCGTGCTCGACGGTTTCGATCTCGGCATCGGCATCCTGTTCGCCGCCGCCGAGGATGCCGAGCAGGACACGATGATCGCGGCCATCGGTCCGTTCTGGGACGCCAACGAGACCTGGCTGGTGCTGGCGGTGGGGCTCTTGCTGGTCGCCTTCCCGATGGCGCACGGCACCATCCTGACCGCGCTCTATTTGCCGGTCTTCGTGCTGCTGGTCGGGTTGATCCTGCGCGGCGTCGCCTTCGATTTCCGCGCCAAGGTGCCGGCCGGCAAGAAGCAGCGCTGGAACCGCATCTTCTTTCTGGGCTCGGCGACCGCCTCGCTGGCGCAGGGCTACATGCTGGGCGTCTATGTGCTCGGGTTGGATGTCGGCTTTGGCGGCATGGCCTTCGGCGCGCTGGTGGCGCTCTGCCTGTCGGCGGCTTACGCTGCCATGGGCTCGGCCTGGCTGATCTACAAGACCGAGGGTGAATTGCAGGTGAAGGCCGTGCGCTGGCTGCGCACCACGCTGGTGCTGACGGCGCTCGGCATGGTGGCGGTGTCCTTGGCCACCCCCTTCGCCAGCCCGCGCATCTTCGACAAATGGTTCCTCTGGCCGGAGCTCCTCTATCTCTCGCCGCTGCCGATCGCGTCGGCGCTGCTGTTCCTCGGGCTGTGGCGGCAGACCTTCCATCTGCCGAAGCCGAACGACCGGCACGCGCTCCGCCCGTTCCTCACCCTGGCCGCCATCTTCACGCTCGGCTTCGCCGGGCTCGCCTGGTCGTTCTATCCCTATGTCGTGCCCGACAGGCTGACGATCTGGCAGGCGGCTTCAGCGCCGGAAAGCCTGGCGGTCATCCTGGCCGGCGTCGTCGTCGTGCTGCCGATCATCATCTTCTATTCGTTCTACGCCTATCGCGTGTTCGGCGGGAAGGCGACGGATCTGACGTATGATTGA